The genomic window TTGATtgcaccattatttcaaaacttgcatatctttagtgcaccatttcaatcctagtttttcttgtatcatttgagcttaaagttcttgtgcttggatttttgagaaatcattcatttttaaatctttgagaagaagtttctcaagtgtggggtatcacttgaggggttcttcaagagtgggatatctcttgagaagtgtaaaggatGCTTGGATCCAAAAGTCCAAGAAGGTGAATTGgaatcataatccaattgtattgattgaaggcttggtttggaagccttggattagtggaaTCTCAAGCTCGgaattgaagctagaggagagtggatataggccgggttgcgccgaaccactataaactcttgtgtttgcattatctcttccctactctttaatttatatgcaattgtctatatattgattattatatacttgcatataattgtctcttgcattcacttgtttaaatttgtgaaaagagaccatcaccctattcaccctccccccccccccccccccccccctagggtgattaccataggttggattagtctcaaattcctaacaattatattttataatgaatttggaatttgttatAAAATGTGAGGTAAACTAAGTATATGTCTTTGCAAATTAATTTTACAGCTATTCTACTATGAGCATATAtcgttgagaaaaaaaattcactgTTATGGACTCGAGGTTGTCCTCATATTTGTGCTTGGGGAGATAACGAGCTATTATAGATGAAGTAAAGATTTAAAAAACTCGATGGTTATGTAAATCCCAATGTATGTTATATTGACCAATTTGGttgtagattttattttatctttaatgGTTTTTAAATATGGTGTGTCTTTAATgttgattaaaatattataggTCAAAGTATGGGTTATAAAATAGTGGTATGATTTCAgctatttgttttccttttaatttgcttttttttttctcctccacAATTATTAacactttcaaaataaattaagtcGAATTTTGTCAAACGTTCTTGAAACTGTATGACATAGGGAAAGATGTCTTCCAATTCTCCATTGATTGGGCTCCTTCGATTTCAACCCAAGATAATGGGTTAGTATGAATACATAACTCACATTAATATTGTTTATCTAAGCTATAATATTATACATCCATTCAAtaagttgttttgtttttcttatatttttcttaggtGGGACTATGAAGTACATGTCATTAAACATAAGACATTTAAAAATGGTGATTCCATGAAGGCCTCCAACTTATGTAATTCTCTTAAAATACGTCGGGAAATAGCAAGTGATTTAGTTTTACATGAGGAAAACAGAGAAAAGCAagggttcattacacttagttggtggtcaaatgatttccgaaaaaatcaaaatccaaatatactaaaaaatttgcaaggatacgaagaatgtgaggattcctcacattctacGTACCCTTCCCattttccacttctttgaacttttcaaaaaaaaattgggacttcatatgacttggatattatttaaataggttcattacacttaggaggcagtcaaatgaattctaaaaaaatcaaaatccaaaaatacttaacaagggtacgaagaatgtgaggaatcctcacattcttcgtaccctcccattTTTCCagttctttgatacttttaaaattttttggacttcatatggctttgATATTGTTTGAATGAGTTCATTACACTCAAGGAGTGTTGAAATGATGCCCGGaaaaaatcatacttcaaaaatactaaaaaaaaaataggaagggtacaaaaaatgtgaggaatcctcacatttttcgtactctcccatttctccacttctttgatacttttaaaattttttgggacttcatatggcttagatattttttgaatgagttcattacacttaaggggtgttGAAATGATGCCCGgaaaaatcatacttcaaaaatactaaaaaattaagaagggtacgaagaatgtgaggaatcctcacattcttcgtaccctctcatttttcctcttctttgatacttttaaaattttttgggacttcatatgatttggatgttgtttaaataagttcattacacttaggaggtgttccaATGATgtccaaaaaaatcaaaatccgaaaatactaaaaaaatttcaaggttattccaattctccacttctttgaatttttttaaaaaaaattagagacttcatatgacttgaatattgtttaaataggttaatTACACTTAGGGTGTGTTTaatggatgaaaaaaataatcataatccAAAAATACTATATAATTAGTATGGGGATAAGAATTTGAGGATTCTCTATTCTCtacttttttaaacttttaaaagtttttgaaaattcaaaatgataCAAAAATTAGTGAGGAGTGTGAAATTTCATATTGttactaattatatttattttatgtattttcaatattttgaaccaatattttatgtaattaaatgtaaattataataattattttattaatacaattttCAATTGAGTACATAACTATCTTAATGTTTGAGCAATGTatacttatttaaatttattttaattttttttcattttttaatagaagTCTAATCTAGACTTGAAATTCATtgaaattattcaattattattttatttttttacttcttaaaccaattatattgttttttgcattttcaatattcatccaattttttccacaaataattttaattaaaaattaaataaattaactaactctcaatttataaattttgttatagatttaattttttacatttagtttattttaatttttttccttccgCTCCTCGATTTATCACtttatattacaaaataaaataaattttaatttctttttgtagaaaatttgtattttttaaaattatttaatatttttcaatttttataaaacaattcatcatattatataattggatgtttaaagaattaaaacttttatgctgtattgaattattttattttattttttgacacAGAGTTGACCGGTTGATAACCAcatagcaatttttttttttttttttgtgaccgGTTGGTAACTCACAtagtaggtttttttttttttattcacaatCCTAACATGTGGCAAAATGTCATAGGAGGTATGGTACCGAAAAGCATATATGGCACCAAGCATGACCCTAAGTTATAACTAGCTCGGATGAATGTACGGGCGTGGTTAGGACTGCCGTCCAGGTACAGCGAGTGAGCGACAGCAGTGGAAATGGTATCGCATGGAGACAAGAAGCAGAGAACACGCGTCAGGCATAAATGACAGCAGACACCACCGCCTCATGTAGGCTGTGCGAGTAACGACACCAACAAGATACGACTAATTACGAGCGGTGTGGCTTCCATCATTTCAGGGCCCACACAACTACACGACTTACCTACACTCCAGCCAAGAGCGCATTGCCCATCGCCCATTGCCCATATGATCATCTTCTTCTATGGACGAGGACGTTGGGCAGGGAAAGCTGTACTCACCGGCACACGCAATACAAGTGGTGAAGAAGAGGAGCAGCCATAAGGGAGATGATGAGCAGGAGGAGGAAGAGAGCAACGGGAGGAGAATCAGGAGGAACGTGGGGGTGATCAAGGATAGGTTGTTGGAGAAGCTGAGTGCTGCTGCTGTCCCCACTGATGCCTTGGAGAACGCCCGCCACTTCTTGGAGACAGTGGTGAGGGATGTGAGGGTGGCAGCTCATGGTCTCACCATGGACGCCTTGACCCGGATTAAGTCTCACCTCTCTGATTTCCTTCCTTCTCTCTCCCCAGCTCTAGCTAAGAAGGTCTCTCTCTAGCTTCTCTCTTCCTAGCTGTTCAACTACATATATCTATGTACATATCTTGGAGTTGTATTTGCATGCGTAACAGTAGTAAATTAATGAACATACAGATGGTTGAAGATGCGGAGAAGGAAGCAGCAAAGCAGGAGGAGGGAGATGATGAGCAGCAAAACAAAGGGCAGCAGCAACAGGGAGGCAGTGGGAATAATAAGTCTGCGTCGTTTATGTCCCCAGCATCATCCTTGTTTGCTTCATTGGTTAAACCGCTGTCAAGGCTCTAAGCTATGTATATATGTAGTACAAGCACCACCACCTTCTCTCTTCCTTGCCTGCTTTCAACGTAGCTACATATATTTTGAATCCAATCTACATCCATCAGATGTTTCACATATATGCAAGCAACATGCAGTTTTGGTGCACCACTGTAATGAATCTTAGACCTCTAATAAAAAGGCGCTGGGCTAATTGGTATTTGTGATGCATTGGACGTCCTTGTTAGTTCCATCTTCAACATGGGGGATCAAGAGATTTTTGGTTTGCCTTCAAAACTTCCCTCATCACAATCCAAGCTAATGGTAAATTAGTAATACACCCTCTCCTACTCATCATTCCTGATAAGAATTGCTTCTCATTAAGGGCCTGTCTGACATGCGTTGATAAGATCATGATCAAGgacttatttccatttttttattttttggggggGAATAATTCTTCTTGttagaaatcaaattttattcGAAAACTTTACACACACCCTTAAATCTTTTTGGTGTATGAAAGTATTAATTAAAGCCTTTTTTAACAATGCGGTACAATACTCAGATTTTTGGGGGATGAATATTCAACTTTCTCCTCTTCAAAAATGGAAATTAACATATCAAAAAAgcaaaaggaaggaaaaaaaaaacaaaaaaaggcatTTTGGAGGGTTTTTATATATGTACATGAATGAAAGATGAAACAACATAGGTCCAATTCATGGACCATCATCACCATCTCCAATCAGGTTGCAAATATCAGAACACTCCACCAAACTGCACAACACACAGACAAGGAAAAACTACCATCAATATATCACAAATCCAAATGCAATTTTAGTTGTAACTAATCAAGGCAATTTGCCACAAAATCAAATGCCCTCCACTTATTCTTCTAGTAATTCTAATTTGTGAATGATACTCAAACATGCACACCCTCATGACAATGGAATTAAAGAAGAGTTTAGAAGTGGtaagtttttgacaaattttttatgaaatgttataaataataattgaaagttTGAAAGCTTTTATAATACCAATAAATGTGCGATATCTTTATAGagaaaagattaaaaagaatttaaattctcaaatagaATTTGGTTCAAAATCTAGTACTCCAGTCAAATGAATGAAGTTAGGTTGATTGATGGAGTTGTCTGTGTTACAGAAACAGAGCAACAACTATAAGGATGATGCAATGTTAATTTAAAAGAAGGCTAAAACATACCAATATTGACGGCTTCGAAACCCCTGCTTAAATACGACTAGAGGCCTGTAAACAAAGACAGAAAACCCAAAATTAGGTTACTAATTATCCCTTTGAGGGTGATACATCAACTATGAGTTCCAATTCATATGAATTCAACATTTCATAATGCCATTAAcaatattaaagaaaacaaaaatactgGTAAAAGGCAATAATCCTATTCGCCTGCTACTCCATATCCACAAGATGAAATGGTTGAAgataagataaatatatatatagaacacCTGCGGATGTTGAGAGGGCCTTCACCAGGGGAGCCGTCCCCGCCGCGGATGCAGGTGGTAACGCACTTGATGGTGCAGGACTCGGCTTTTCTGGACTTGGGGCGCTGGATTCTGGCCTTCTTGCAGTCCTGCACAGATGGGCACTCCCCCGACAGCGTCTGTGGGATGTTGGACAGTGTCTCCGGCGCCTCTATTGCCCCTGACCTCCATGCCCATGCCGTTGAAAACATCATTGCAGCTGCAACCAACCcggctgctgctgctgctggcCGCCCGTACCACCTCCTACCAATATGCTCCCCATTCCCATTATTCACCACACCAACTACTGCTGATGCCACATATATGGAGTTGGAGCTGGGTcgtttcttcttcaacatcaaAACACTTGAAATTCCTCCGCCATATCTTAGCATTagcattcttcttcttcttcttcttcttcttcttcttctagccTTGTCTTCttctgatgatgatgatgatgtataTGTCTCTCATTACCCGtccccttttcttcttctttctgtTTCCAAAAGAGATACAATACACACCCAAGAGTGGAAGAGGCGAATAGCCCTCCTTATCTCTTCAGCTTTAGAGCTCATCCACGTGTAAACACGAGACAGACTTAGGCCCTGGGTGGTGAGAGTTGCATTACAAACAAACAACTGCAATTAAGCTGAACTGGGCCTTTGGGCTGACCTTCAGCttaataatcattaaaaaaaaaaaaaaaaaggtcaaaattCTAAATTACCACAGATTTCTCAAATTTGGTATTTAGAATTTTGCAAAAGCTTGAAAGTGAGATTTTAGTCAATGTTGCTGTGGTTTTCTTCTATCAAAATTCTTTGGTTACAGTCTTCTCCTTTCACTTGGCTACTGCAGTAAACAAAATTTCACAACTGAGTTTCTAAGCAAGTATGGAAAGGCATCATCCGCCTGTAATCGTATTTTTCCTATGGCCACATTTGTTTGTGAATTGGAGTTCGTCTGCTACTGAGGTGTGTCCGGGCATCTATATCTTCAAAGCTATTGATTATATTGAAAGACAACCTCAACTGGTTTCTTTCTGTCTATAGTTCTAATAAAGATAGCGATATTATGTTATGACACTATCATATAAGACATCATAGTTTCTTGTACCTCAAAAAATTCTTTCCATCTTTATTCACTTGAAGTTTTGTCAATTATCGAAGCATGTTTGAAAAACCTATCCAATTCAACCATACAAACAACCATTTCATCCTTTTTCCATAAAACACAATGATGTTTAGGGGCCAtctaagataaaaataataataataataataataataacaaagacTAAATGATTTGTGTCCTTTGTAGATGATCATATTAGAATTTCTTGGATATTcttgatgaaagaaaaatcaaaagtggatcaattttttaaaaaaatttataacatgaTCCAGACCCAGTTCCATGTCAAAATACAAGTGTTGAAAACTCACAATGCAAGATATTATTTCAATTCTAACCTAagggaatttttattaaaaaaaaggtatagTTCATCAAAGTTCTTACATtaatactcctcaacaaaatgggataACCGAGAGAAAGAATAAACGCTTGTTAGAAGTTACAAGAGCCTTTGTGCTCTCCTCCCATGTCCTAAAGAATTTTTGGGGAGAAGTTGTACTTACTGTAGCCTATCTCATCAATAGAATGTTTTCCCATGTCTTGAGTTTTCAAACACTGTGCAAAGTCTTTCTCAAATCATATCCTAAGACTGAACTCATTTCCACCATTCCACCAAAGGTATTTAGGTGCTCAACCTTTGTTCACATTCCCCAAC from Vitis vinifera cultivar Pinot Noir 40024 chromosome 9, ASM3070453v1 includes these protein-coding regions:
- the LOC100261598 gene encoding uncharacterized protein LOC100261598; this encodes MDEDVGQGKLYSPAHAIQVVKKRSSHKGDDEQEEEESNGRRIRRNVGVIKDRLLEKLSAAAVPTDALENARHFLETVVRDVRVAAHGLTMDALTRIKSHLSDFLPSLSPALAKKMVEDAEKEAAKQEEGDDEQQNKGQQQQGGSGNNKSASFMSPASSLFASLVKPLSRL
- the LOC100256402 gene encoding uncharacterized protein LOC100256402, coding for MLMLRYGGGISSVLMLKKKRPSSNSIYVASAVVGVVNNGNGEHIGRRWYGRPAAAAAGLVAAAMMFSTAWAWRSGAIEAPETLSNIPQTLSGECPSVQDCKKARIQRPKSRKAESCTIKCVTTCIRGGDGSPGEGPLNIRRPLVVFKQGFRSRQYCLVECSDICNLIGDGDDGP